The following coding sequences are from one bacterium window:
- a CDS encoding PIN domain-containing protein translates to MNAANVKGLFFLDTNVFVYTFDRADQDKQRVAREWVRQALLTQRGMTGAQVVQEFMNVALKKFESPMGVTEAREYLNGVMRPLCQHFPTMPSFDRALLIREETGYAWYDSLIVTAAVEAKCSWLISEDLQHGRKIGSVTVHNPFR, encoded by the coding sequence ATGAACGCCGCTAACGTGAAGGGACTGTTCTTCCTCGACACGAATGTGTTCGTCTATACATTTGATCGGGCGGACCAGGACAAACAACGGGTAGCCCGCGAGTGGGTCAGACAGGCGCTATTGACGCAACGCGGCATGACCGGCGCTCAAGTCGTCCAGGAGTTTATGAACGTGGCCCTTAAGAAGTTTGAAAGTCCCATGGGCGTAACCGAAGCACGCGAGTACCTGAACGGTGTGATGCGCCCACTGTGCCAGCATTTCCCCACCATGCCGAGTTTTGATCGCGCCTTGCTGATCCGTGAGGAAACCGGCTACGCCTGGTATGACTCACTGATCGTTACCGCCGCCGTCGAAGCCAAGTGTTCGTGGCTGATTAGTGAGGATCTTCAGCACGGTCGCAAGATCGGGTCAGTCACCGTTCATAATCCATTCCGGTGA
- a CDS encoding O-antigen ligase family protein, protein MMATVIIFTLVLSLLFLTLSGGGLFPATLILVAIFTSVTACLVILRKTRPSPGPDGHPPLPQVEIIAALILLFILLTALPLPPALDSLAGPGRHQQNQAVVTAIHEAAQCGAPALMEEPWFSLSRNRAGTLRFFLLLAGALCAGLLTAALPAKRKTLFLGFLALLGTGVGIAGYVGQWIIPQGDTLWWFLPVPHAPTAPVGCFLNRNHFAGFVAMLCPVALALAAHSITTRRWFTALLHLALTSLMAGVVFLSLSRGAMLAMLGGLVATSLLIAFRHRLLWGLLLLGLIAAGSGGVITQSPAIRERLDGIHHPGQLASVDSRMNEWRESLRVWPHYPLIGAGANALRMVYPQYRQTSVGARLIHAENEYIQLIAECGLAGVILALTLLWAMRERIKQAPEPLPSVIVTAVAGALSVTAIHCLFDFPAHLPLYALVMGALAGLLLTPPPVGNRSTRWLALSPAMMAILGTVIIAWFYPTGIRTMDDPNFLYKAKKRELQRALIWAPTSATWLYLGRAMMKEGAVTGNGPLCRKAESFITQAASLDPQNYRLWYEVGEVRLSLNDHLKAAEAFQRAQALRSWMAPPATLRSPTP, encoded by the coding sequence GCTCTTCCTGACCCTCAGCGGGGGTGGCCTGTTCCCAGCCACCCTCATCCTGGTCGCGATTTTCACCAGCGTCACCGCCTGCCTCGTCATCCTCCGAAAAACCCGTCCGAGCCCCGGGCCGGATGGACACCCGCCGCTCCCTCAGGTTGAAATCATAGCCGCCCTCATTCTGCTCTTCATCCTGCTCACCGCCCTCCCCCTTCCGCCGGCCTTGGACTCACTGGCCGGTCCGGGGCGGCACCAGCAAAATCAGGCGGTGGTGACCGCCATCCATGAGGCGGCCCAGTGCGGGGCACCCGCCCTCATGGAAGAGCCCTGGTTCAGTTTGAGCCGGAACCGGGCGGGTACACTCCGCTTTTTCCTCCTGCTGGCGGGCGCCCTTTGCGCGGGCCTGCTCACAGCCGCCTTGCCCGCCAAAAGGAAGACCCTGTTCCTGGGGTTCCTGGCGTTACTGGGCACAGGAGTGGGGATCGCCGGGTATGTCGGACAATGGATCATTCCCCAGGGCGACACCCTCTGGTGGTTTCTCCCGGTCCCCCATGCCCCCACCGCACCGGTCGGTTGCTTCCTGAATCGCAATCATTTCGCCGGCTTTGTCGCCATGCTGTGTCCGGTCGCCCTGGCGTTGGCCGCCCATTCCATCACCACCCGGCGCTGGTTCACCGCCCTCCTTCATCTGGCCCTCACCAGTCTCATGGCGGGAGTGGTCTTCCTGTCTCTCTCCCGTGGGGCCATGCTGGCCATGCTAGGCGGCCTCGTGGCAACCAGTCTGCTGATCGCCTTCCGACACCGGTTGCTCTGGGGCCTCCTCCTGCTAGGCTTGATCGCCGCGGGCAGTGGCGGAGTGATCACGCAAAGTCCAGCCATCCGGGAGCGACTGGACGGGATTCACCATCCGGGGCAACTGGCCAGCGTCGACAGCCGGATGAATGAATGGCGGGAATCCCTCAGGGTCTGGCCCCATTATCCCCTGATCGGGGCCGGTGCCAACGCCCTGCGCATGGTTTACCCTCAATACCGGCAGACCAGCGTCGGGGCCCGGCTGATCCATGCCGAAAATGAATACATCCAGCTGATCGCCGAATGCGGACTGGCCGGAGTCATCCTGGCCCTGACCTTGCTATGGGCCATGCGAGAGAGAATCAAACAGGCCCCTGAGCCACTCCCGTCCGTTATCGTAACCGCAGTCGCCGGCGCACTGTCGGTCACGGCCATCCATTGCCTCTTTGATTTTCCGGCACACCTCCCGCTCTACGCGCTGGTCATGGGTGCCCTGGCGGGGCTGTTACTCACTCCGCCACCAGTCGGGAACCGCTCCACCCGCTGGCTGGCCCTATCCCCGGCGATGATGGCCATTCTGGGAACGGTCATCATCGCCTGGTTTTATCCCACCGGCATCCGCACGATGGATGACCCGAATTTTCTCTATAAAGCCAAAAAACGCGAACTGCAGCGGGCCCTGATCTGGGCGCCCACCTCCGCGACCTGGCTCTATCTGGGACGCGCCATGATGAAAGAAGGCGCGGTAACGGGAAATGGCCCCCTCTGCCGCAAAGCAGAATCGTTTATTACCCAAGCGGCCAGCCTGGATCCCCAGAACTACCGCCTTTGGTACGAGGTGGGTGAAGTCCGGCTCAGCCTGAACGATCATCTGAAGGCCGCCGAGGCGTTTCAACGGGCGCAGGCGCTGCGATCCTGGATGGCCCCGCCCGCTACCCTGAGGAGTCCCACCCCATGA